In one window of Toxotes jaculatrix isolate fToxJac2 chromosome 10, fToxJac2.pri, whole genome shotgun sequence DNA:
- the spata4 gene encoding LOW QUALITY PROTEIN: spermatogenesis-associated protein 4 (The sequence of the model RefSeq protein was modified relative to this genomic sequence to represent the inferred CDS: inserted 1 base in 1 codon): MSYAPCPKKTGLPREVVKWLQSLDLSFYPKNVCRDFSSGYLLAEIFSRYYPQDFQEHLYDKGTSLSAKQKNWSRIEKSLQKLNLQLMKEVVDGTIHCKPGAAALLVQEVYTFLTNRSVRDVESPGSDFTDQEYQALLPAVARSTASKAIKNNLRITEIMAKPDISTNQRKAEIILHRHLEHKAAERTLNPELCSSSTWSGAAVSFKEXKGASACQTLPG; this comes from the exons ATGTCTTACGCGCCGTGTCCCAAAAAAACAGGGCTGCCGAGAGAGGTCGTGAAGTGGCTGCAGAGCCTCGACCTGTCGTTTTACCCGAAGAATGTTTGCAG AGATTTTTCCAGCGGTTACCTTTTGGCAGAGATATTTTCTCGTTATTACCCTCAAGACTTCCAGGAGCATTTGTATGACAAAGGAACATCACTTTCTGCCAAGCAGAAGAACTGGAGCCGGATAGAGAAA TCTTTACAGAAGCTGAATCTGCAGTTGATGAAGGAGGTTGTTGACGGAACCATTCACTGTAAACCAGGAGCAGCTGCGCTGCTGGTGCAGGAGGTTTATACCTTTTTAACTAACAGGAG TGTCAGGGATGTTGAGAGCCCAGGGTCAGACTTCACCGACCAAGAGTACCAGGCGCTCCTGCCCGCAGTGGCCCGCTCCACGGCCTCTAAAGCCATCAAGAACAACCTGAGGATAACAGAGATTATGGCTAAACCCGACATCAGCACAAACCAGAGAAAGGCAGAAATCATCCTCCACAGGCACCTGGAGCacaaagctgcagagaggacTCTCAACCCTG AGTTGTGCTCCTCTTCGACATGGAGTGGAGCTGCTGTTTCCTTTAAGG ATAAAGGTGCGTCAGCCTGTCAGACACTCCCTGGTTAA
- the asb5a gene encoding ankyrin repeat and SOCS box protein 5 isoform X3, whose amino-acid sequence MEEDDDDANVWNASAVILDIDSGSWADRSPLHDAASQGRLLALRTLILQGHNVNVLTIDHVTPLHEACLGDHVACARALIDAGANVNASTIDGVTPLFNACTVGSVACTEILLENGAKPQSLVYHPSPIHEATSKGHYGCVEALVTWGADVDMDIPHLGTALYTACVCQELECARKLLREGANVQKGKSLDSPLHAAAEKDCTAVVKLLLDFGADINARNTEFQRPVDVAPPSSLTEGFLLLYEATPRLLSQLCRQCIRNCVGRDRLHLLSHLPLPNRLRNYLQYQ is encoded by the exons ATGGAGGAAGATGATGACGATGCTAATGTGTGGAATGCATCAGCTGTTATTCTGGACATTGACTCAG GATCCTGGGCGGACCGCTCACCCCTCCATGATGCTGCAAGTCAGGGCCGCCTCCTCGCTCTGAGGACCCTCATTTTACAG GGTCACAATGTGAATGTTCTGACTATAGACCATGTGACACCCCTTCACGAGGCCTGTCTCGGAGACCATGTCGCTTGTGCCAGAGCTCTCATTGATGCAGGAGCAAAT GTCAATGCTTCTACAATTGATGGAGTCACCCCTCTGTTCAACGCCTGTACAGTGGGCAGTGTGGCATGTACTGAAATTCTTCTGGAAAATGGAGCAAAACCCCAGAGTCTTGTGTACCATCCCTCACCCATCCATGAAGCCACCAGCAAAG GTCATTACGGTTGTGTGGAGGCTCTAGTGACTTGGGGGGCAGATGTGGACATGGACATTCCTCACCTGGGCACAGCACTCTATACAGCCTGCGTCTGCCAAGAGCTGGAGTGTGCCAGGAAACTCCTGAGGGAAG GTGCCAATGTGCAGAAAGGCAAATCGCTGGATTCGCCCCTGcatgcagctgcagagaaagacTGCACAGCAGTagtgaagctgctgctggacttTGGTGCAGACATTAATGCCAGAAACACAGAGTTTCAGAGGCCAGTAGACGTGGCTCCACCCAGCAGTCTAACTGAGGGCTTCCTACTGCTCTATGAGG CTACACCACGACTGCTGAGCCAGCTGTGTCGTCAGTGCATCAGGAACTGCGTCGGCCGTGACAGACTCCACCTTCTTTCCCACCTTCCCCTGCCTAACAGGCTCAGGAACTACCTGCAGTACCAATGA
- the asb5a gene encoding ankyrin repeat and SOCS box protein 5 isoform X1 produces MSDPTEELTNKPFAAQLSNVYLSILALFCFKLFVKISLNLLTYFYIVRGNRKEAARISAEFYDYGQQHRSWADRSPLHDAASQGRLLALRTLILQGHNVNVLTIDHVTPLHEACLGDHVACARALIDAGANVNASTIDGVTPLFNACTVGSVACTEILLENGAKPQSLVYHPSPIHEATSKGHYGCVEALVTWGADVDMDIPHLGTALYTACVCQELECARKLLREGANVQKGKSLDSPLHAAAEKDCTAVVKLLLDFGADINARNTEFQRPVDVAPPSSLTEGFLLLYEATPRLLSQLCRQCIRNCVGRDRLHLLSHLPLPNRLRNYLQYQ; encoded by the exons ATGTCAGACCCAACAGAGGAACTCACCAACAAGCCCTTCGCGGCCCAGTTGTCTAATGTTTACCTCAGCATCTTGGCACTGTTCTGCTTTAAGCTCTTTGTTAAGATTTCTCTTAACTTGCTGACATACTTCTACATTGTCCGTGGGAACCGTAAAGAGGCTGCCAGGATATCAGCAGAGTTCTATGATTACGGTCAACAACACA GATCCTGGGCGGACCGCTCACCCCTCCATGATGCTGCAAGTCAGGGCCGCCTCCTCGCTCTGAGGACCCTCATTTTACAG GGTCACAATGTGAATGTTCTGACTATAGACCATGTGACACCCCTTCACGAGGCCTGTCTCGGAGACCATGTCGCTTGTGCCAGAGCTCTCATTGATGCAGGAGCAAAT GTCAATGCTTCTACAATTGATGGAGTCACCCCTCTGTTCAACGCCTGTACAGTGGGCAGTGTGGCATGTACTGAAATTCTTCTGGAAAATGGAGCAAAACCCCAGAGTCTTGTGTACCATCCCTCACCCATCCATGAAGCCACCAGCAAAG GTCATTACGGTTGTGTGGAGGCTCTAGTGACTTGGGGGGCAGATGTGGACATGGACATTCCTCACCTGGGCACAGCACTCTATACAGCCTGCGTCTGCCAAGAGCTGGAGTGTGCCAGGAAACTCCTGAGGGAAG GTGCCAATGTGCAGAAAGGCAAATCGCTGGATTCGCCCCTGcatgcagctgcagagaaagacTGCACAGCAGTagtgaagctgctgctggacttTGGTGCAGACATTAATGCCAGAAACACAGAGTTTCAGAGGCCAGTAGACGTGGCTCCACCCAGCAGTCTAACTGAGGGCTTCCTACTGCTCTATGAGG CTACACCACGACTGCTGAGCCAGCTGTGTCGTCAGTGCATCAGGAACTGCGTCGGCCGTGACAGACTCCACCTTCTTTCCCACCTTCCCCTGCCTAACAGGCTCAGGAACTACCTGCAGTACCAATGA
- the asb5a gene encoding ankyrin repeat and SOCS box protein 5 isoform X2: MSDPTEELTNKPFAAQLSNVYLSILALFCFKLFVKISLNLLTYFYIVRGNRKEAARISAEFYDYGQQHRSWADRSPLHDAASQGRLLALRTLILQVNASTIDGVTPLFNACTVGSVACTEILLENGAKPQSLVYHPSPIHEATSKGHYGCVEALVTWGADVDMDIPHLGTALYTACVCQELECARKLLREGANVQKGKSLDSPLHAAAEKDCTAVVKLLLDFGADINARNTEFQRPVDVAPPSSLTEGFLLLYEATPRLLSQLCRQCIRNCVGRDRLHLLSHLPLPNRLRNYLQYQ; the protein is encoded by the exons ATGTCAGACCCAACAGAGGAACTCACCAACAAGCCCTTCGCGGCCCAGTTGTCTAATGTTTACCTCAGCATCTTGGCACTGTTCTGCTTTAAGCTCTTTGTTAAGATTTCTCTTAACTTGCTGACATACTTCTACATTGTCCGTGGGAACCGTAAAGAGGCTGCCAGGATATCAGCAGAGTTCTATGATTACGGTCAACAACACA GATCCTGGGCGGACCGCTCACCCCTCCATGATGCTGCAAGTCAGGGCCGCCTCCTCGCTCTGAGGACCCTCATTTTACAG GTCAATGCTTCTACAATTGATGGAGTCACCCCTCTGTTCAACGCCTGTACAGTGGGCAGTGTGGCATGTACTGAAATTCTTCTGGAAAATGGAGCAAAACCCCAGAGTCTTGTGTACCATCCCTCACCCATCCATGAAGCCACCAGCAAAG GTCATTACGGTTGTGTGGAGGCTCTAGTGACTTGGGGGGCAGATGTGGACATGGACATTCCTCACCTGGGCACAGCACTCTATACAGCCTGCGTCTGCCAAGAGCTGGAGTGTGCCAGGAAACTCCTGAGGGAAG GTGCCAATGTGCAGAAAGGCAAATCGCTGGATTCGCCCCTGcatgcagctgcagagaaagacTGCACAGCAGTagtgaagctgctgctggacttTGGTGCAGACATTAATGCCAGAAACACAGAGTTTCAGAGGCCAGTAGACGTGGCTCCACCCAGCAGTCTAACTGAGGGCTTCCTACTGCTCTATGAGG CTACACCACGACTGCTGAGCCAGCTGTGTCGTCAGTGCATCAGGAACTGCGTCGGCCGTGACAGACTCCACCTTCTTTCCCACCTTCCCCTGCCTAACAGGCTCAGGAACTACCTGCAGTACCAATGA
- the ctso gene encoding cathepsin O → MRRRKLFVAVTVALCALVSPLCCENVRSEDTRNKLNSSAADFDSFRETFHRKYEVNSEEFKRRHLYFLDAIKRHAHLNSFSTTLQSAKYGVNQFSDLSQKEFRDLYVRASTDRAPLFSGKKTEGLPAKFDWRDKAVVAPVQNQQACGSCWAFSVVGAMQSVHAIGGSQLEQLSVQQVLDCSFKNEGCNGGSPVWALSWLKQTRVKLVLQSEYPYKAKTGICHFFSQSHDGVAVKNFTAHDFGGQEEAMMGQLVKHGPLAAVVDAVSWQDYLGGIIQHHCSSQRSNHAVLVVGYDTTGDIPYWIVQNSWGTTWGNEGYVYIKIGGNVCGIADSVASVFL, encoded by the exons ATGAGGCGTCGCAAGTTGTTCGTAGCCGTTACGGTGGCTCTTTGCGCTCTCgtctctcctctgtgctgtgaaaaCGTCCGCTCAGAGGACACTCGGAATAAGCTGAATAGCTCTGCAGCTGATTTCGACTCATTCAGAGAGACGTTTCACCGCAAGTACGAAGTGAACAGCGAAGAGTTCAAGCGTCGCCATCTCTATTTTCTg GATGCTATAAAGCGACATGCACACCTGAACTCATTTTCCACAACACTGCAGTCTGCCAAGTATGGCGTCAACCAGTTCTCTGATCTCTCACAGAAGGAATTCAGAG ATCTCTACGTGCGAGCAAGCACTGACAGAGCTCCCCTCTTCTCTGGAAAGAAGACAGAGGGGCTCCCAGCCAAATTCGACTGGAGGGACAAAGCGGTGGTGGCACCAGTCCAGAACCAACAAGCA TGTGGGAGTTGTTGGGCATTTAGTGTGGTCGGTGCGATGCAGTCGGTCCACGCTATAGGAGGCtcacagctggagcagctcaGTGTGCAGCAGGTTCtggactgctcctttaaaaaTGAAGGCTGCAATGGAGGCTCCCCAGTCTGGGCTCTGAGTTGGTTGAAACAG ACCAGAGTGAAATTGGTCCTTCAGTCGGAGTATCCCTACAAGGCCAAGACAGGAATCTGCCattttttctctcagtctcaTGACGGTGTTGCTGTGAAGAACTTTACTGCACATGACTTTGG TGGTCAAGAGGAGGCAATGATGGGTCAGCTGGTGAAGCATGGTCCTTTGGCTGCTGTAGTGGATGCTGTCAGCTGGCAGGATTACCTGGGAGGTATCATCCAGCACCACTGTTCCAGCCAACGGTCTAACCATGCTGTTCTGGTTGTTGGATACGACACTACTG GGGATATTCCATACTGGATCGTGCAAAATTCCTGGGGAACCACATGGGGGAATGAGGgttatgtttatataaaaattGGTGGAAACGTTTGTG GTATTGCAGACTCTGTGGCATCCGTTTTTCTTTAA